From one Melioribacteraceae bacterium genomic stretch:
- a CDS encoding Na(+)/H(+) antiporter subunit D, with protein MPINMMIIPAYYMIFGALILPLLPQKIRSGSFLLFPLLALITIWSFPIDHVIKINFLNYELILGEFNRLNRIFGTIFSIIAIIGGVYSYHLKEKGQQSAALLYAGGALGVTFAGDYFTLFVFWELMAVASTYLIWARRTKESANAGMRYLIVHLFGGSLLLAGIILNIYSTGSIIITSLTPDGSISSWLILVGVALNTAIPPLHAWLADAYPKATVTGAVFLSAFTTKSAVLILIKIFAGWEVLIFFGVMMALYGVVYAVLANDIREILAYHIISQVGYMVAGVGIGTEMAINGTTAHAFSHILYKALLFMGAGVVLHTTGRSKLTELGGIAKKQPVTLWLYMIGAFSISGFPLFNGFISKSMVVSAAGEAHFDTAMLLLLLASVGTFLHTGLKLPYFTWWSKSKEEIEPTKPPVNMHVGMLLAAILCTLFGVYPTLLYDYLPFTVNYEPYTIYHLTESIQILTFTFIAFWLLRKKLEGEPTLALDTDWFYRRPARLIQKVFVDSLETVFNYTEKLALSLSKEIIRVSRNPLILFDKSESDRDYDPDLHRATTHLLLMLIILSFAVFFLFSIII; from the coding sequence ATGCCGATTAACATGATGATCATACCGGCATATTATATGATATTCGGTGCATTGATTTTGCCGTTGCTACCGCAGAAGATTCGCTCGGGAAGTTTTCTTCTTTTCCCTCTGTTGGCGCTTATAACTATTTGGTCTTTCCCAATAGATCATGTAATAAAAATAAACTTTCTTAATTATGAATTAATCCTCGGTGAGTTCAACCGGTTAAACAGAATCTTTGGAACCATCTTTTCAATCATAGCAATAATCGGCGGAGTTTATTCGTATCACTTAAAAGAAAAAGGTCAGCAATCGGCAGCTCTGTTATATGCCGGCGGTGCGCTCGGAGTTACTTTTGCCGGAGATTATTTTACGCTCTTTGTCTTTTGGGAATTGATGGCTGTTGCTTCGACTTATTTAATCTGGGCAAGAAGAACTAAAGAATCCGCAAATGCAGGTATGCGTTATTTAATTGTGCATCTCTTCGGTGGAAGTTTATTGCTAGCCGGAATTATTTTAAACATTTATTCAACCGGTTCAATCATTATAACAAGTCTTACTCCCGATGGCTCAATTTCATCTTGGTTAATATTAGTTGGTGTTGCGCTAAACACAGCTATTCCGCCGTTACATGCTTGGCTTGCAGATGCTTATCCTAAAGCTACTGTTACGGGTGCTGTTTTCTTGAGTGCCTTTACAACAAAGTCTGCCGTACTAATTCTTATTAAGATTTTTGCCGGGTGGGAAGTGTTGATTTTCTTCGGTGTAATGATGGCACTGTACGGTGTTGTATATGCCGTACTTGCTAATGACATCAGAGAAATACTTGCGTATCATATAATTAGTCAGGTTGGTTACATGGTAGCGGGTGTCGGTATCGGAACCGAGATGGCAATTAACGGAACAACAGCTCACGCATTTAGTCACATTTTATATAAAGCATTGCTGTTTATGGGCGCCGGTGTTGTACTTCATACAACCGGGAGAAGTAAACTAACAGAGCTTGGGGGAATAGCAAAAAAGCAGCCGGTAACTCTATGGCTTTATATGATCGGTGCGTTTTCAATTTCCGGATTCCCGTTGTTCAACGGATTTATAAGTAAATCAATGGTTGTCTCGGCTGCAGGCGAAGCTCATTTTGATACCGCAATGTTATTATTATTGCTTGCATCAGTCGGTACGTTTTTACACACCGGACTTAAGCTTCCATACTTCACGTGGTGGAGTAAATCAAAAGAAGAAATCGAACCGACAAAACCACCGGTTAACATGCACGTCGGAATGCTTCTCGCTGCAATTCTCTGCACACTTTTCGGTGTGTATCCGACTTTGCTTTATGATTACCTGCCGTTCACTGTTAATTATGAACCGTATACAATTTATCACCTTACTGAATCGATACAGATTTTGACTTTTACGTTTATTGCGTTTTGGCTGCTTCGTAAAAAACTTGAGGGAGAACCAACACTTGCGCTTGACACTGATTGGTTTTACAGAAGACCGGCAAGGTTAATACAAAAAGTCTTTGTCGATAGTCTTGAAACGGTATTTAATTATACAGAAAAACTTGCGCTCAGTTTATCCAAAGAGATTATAAGAGTTAGCCGCAATCCATTAATACTTTTTGATAAAAGCGAATCGGATAGAGATTATGATCCTGATTTACATCGTGCTACAACTCATCTTTTATTAATGTTGATCATCCTCAGCTTTGCTGTGTTTTTTCTTTTTAGTATTATTATTTAA
- a CDS encoding transporter substrate-binding domain-containing protein, protein MRNILISIILFSSLFAQEKIIVGTKVAEPFVIKQNGAWEGLSFDLWQKISTELQYEYEVKEYDLEGLVAAVENEEVDIAVSPLTITAAREEKMDFTLPYLVTGLSIAVAVKEESGFLSLAKNLLSVEFISTVGVLIIILFLVGLLTWFFERKKNPEQFGDGKSKGLWSSFWFAAVTMTTVGYGDKAPKSIGGRVISLIWMFTAIIIISSITAAIASALTVGKLETKIKGLSDLYSTTVGTIPSSTAESFLVDKRINYLSYSDVSKGLEAIATGNLDAFVYDAPIMKYLIKKNGLPGKVKVLPNELEQVYYGFALHEGSKLREPLNRRIIDIISNPSWEDLQYKYFGE, encoded by the coding sequence ATGCGAAATATTTTAATATCCATAATTCTGTTTTCATCACTCTTTGCACAAGAAAAAATTATTGTGGGGACAAAAGTAGCCGAACCTTTTGTAATTAAGCAAAACGGAGCTTGGGAGGGTTTATCATTCGATCTATGGCAAAAAATTTCTACAGAATTACAATACGAATATGAAGTAAAAGAATATGATCTTGAGGGATTAGTAGCAGCGGTTGAAAATGAAGAGGTCGATATAGCTGTTTCGCCTTTAACAATTACAGCAGCTCGCGAAGAAAAAATGGATTTTACTCTTCCCTATCTGGTTACCGGATTGAGCATTGCCGTTGCTGTAAAGGAGGAATCCGGTTTTTTAAGCTTGGCAAAAAATTTGCTTTCTGTTGAGTTTATAAGTACGGTTGGTGTTCTTATTATTATTCTGTTTCTTGTCGGACTGCTAACCTGGTTTTTTGAACGAAAGAAAAATCCGGAACAATTCGGCGATGGAAAGTCGAAGGGATTGTGGTCAAGTTTTTGGTTTGCTGCTGTTACTATGACAACAGTAGGATACGGTGACAAAGCACCTAAATCCATAGGTGGGAGAGTTATCTCTCTAATTTGGATGTTTACGGCAATTATAATTATTTCCAGCATTACGGCGGCTATAGCTTCCGCATTAACTGTAGGTAAGCTTGAAACGAAAATTAAAGGATTGAGCGACCTTTATAGCACAACCGTTGGGACTATTCCAAGCTCGACTGCAGAAAGTTTTCTTGTTGATAAAAGAATCAATTATTTATCGTATAGTGACGTCTCAAAAGGTTTAGAAGCTATCGCAACCGGTAATCTTGACGCCTTTGTGTATGATGCCCCGATAATGAAATATCTAATTAAGAAAAATGGACTTCCGGGAAAAGTTAAGGTGCTGCCAAACGAACTTGAACAAGTATATTATGGTTTTGCGCTTCACGAAGGAAGCAAATTAAGAGAGCCTTTGAATCGAAGAATTATCGACATAATCAGTAATCCATCCTGGGAAGATTTACAGTACAAGTATTTTGGCGAGTAA
- a CDS encoding methyltransferase domain-containing protein, which produces MKTKEQLHLPGGNSQLNYVLENVDLIDKTILVIGTGSELAVKLFLNNGASKIELIVEDYDSLLNSRLALDQIESINPKMMDFEITDFNENTFDLVYAQASISGSKRNRIIKEIKRIIKKDGILIVGEIVKLEKLVPQFVNDMFSDSDLDPLYTEDIKNYYFQRGWDVQETIDHSPKLNEYYSTNLEMLSKSLKELSDNEKSYYKKLINQISHQSKAYLKQGADRFIGFSILKAIMNDR; this is translated from the coding sequence ATGAAAACTAAAGAACAATTACATCTACCCGGGGGCAACTCTCAACTTAACTATGTATTAGAAAACGTTGATCTTATCGATAAAACTATTCTTGTCATTGGTACCGGCAGCGAGCTTGCTGTAAAACTTTTTCTTAATAACGGGGCTTCAAAAATTGAATTGATAGTTGAGGATTATGACTCGCTGTTGAATTCAAGATTAGCACTTGATCAAATAGAATCTATAAATCCTAAGATGATGGATTTTGAGATTACTGATTTTAACGAGAATACATTCGACCTAGTTTATGCTCAAGCGTCCATCTCGGGAAGCAAGCGAAATAGAATTATAAAGGAAATCAAAAGAATTATTAAAAAAGATGGGATATTAATAGTTGGTGAAATTGTAAAGCTTGAGAAGTTAGTTCCGCAATTTGTGAATGATATGTTCAGCGATTCTGATTTGGATCCACTTTATACCGAAGACATTAAAAACTACTATTTTCAACGTGGATGGGACGTGCAGGAAACTATCGATCATTCTCCAAAATTGAACGAATACTATTCAACAAATCTCGAGATGTTGAGTAAGTCGCTTAAAGAGTTATCCGATAATGAAAAAAGTTATTACAAAAAGTTGATTAACCAAATCAGCCATCAATCCAAAGCTTATCTTAAACAAGGTGCCGATAGATTCATTGGTTTTTCCATTTTAAAAGCAATTATGAACGATCGTTAG
- the rlmD gene encoding 23S rRNA (uracil(1939)-C(5))-methyltransferase RlmD, whose protein sequence is MKKGDILELEITGYAFEGKGIAKIHRDDSEKKYVIFADGSYPGDKVKVELRRIKKSYAESKVIEVIEPSEERTRARCNYFGICGGCKQQDLKYEIQLKYKAEQVKDVFERIGGLKDFEMLTIVPSQKVFYYRNKMEFSFADKRWLFPEEINNRDEIKDQNFALGLHIPRMFDKVLDINECYLQSEDSTKILNFTRDFFKSTGTSIYSTKTHEGYLRNLVIKQSHHTNDLMVNLVTSKLDEQLFTKYAEELLKIEPKITTIVNNINEKKAQIAVGDFERIFHGNGVIFDKIGQFLFRISPNSFFQTNSIQAENLYETALAFAEFSGDEIVYDLYSGAGTISIFVSPHVKQVYAFESVEAAVKDAASNTELNKITNVHFELADLNKSFLTIIEEKLLPKPDVVITDPPRAGMNPKTINDVIELSPKKIVYVSCNPATQARDIKMLVESGYKLIKIRPVDMFPHTFHIENVALLVKV, encoded by the coding sequence ATGAAAAAAGGTGACATTTTAGAATTAGAAATAACCGGGTACGCCTTTGAAGGTAAGGGTATAGCAAAAATCCATCGTGATGATTCAGAAAAAAAATATGTGATTTTTGCCGATGGCTCATATCCCGGGGACAAAGTAAAAGTTGAGCTTCGAAGAATTAAAAAATCATACGCCGAATCAAAAGTAATTGAAGTTATAGAACCTTCCGAAGAAAGAACCAGAGCACGTTGCAATTATTTTGGAATCTGTGGTGGTTGCAAACAGCAAGATTTAAAATATGAGATCCAGTTAAAATATAAAGCTGAGCAAGTCAAAGATGTTTTTGAACGAATCGGTGGATTAAAAGATTTCGAAATGTTAACAATCGTTCCTTCCCAGAAAGTATTCTATTATCGCAATAAAATGGAATTTTCATTTGCCGATAAACGATGGTTGTTTCCGGAAGAAATCAACAATAGAGATGAAATCAAAGATCAGAATTTTGCATTAGGATTACACATTCCTCGCATGTTCGACAAAGTATTGGATATTAACGAGTGTTATCTTCAGTCTGAAGACAGCACAAAAATTCTAAATTTCACTAGGGACTTTTTTAAGTCAACCGGCACATCAATTTACTCAACAAAGACTCACGAAGGCTATTTAAGAAACCTTGTTATCAAGCAATCTCATCACACAAACGACTTGATGGTTAATTTGGTGACTTCCAAATTAGATGAACAGTTGTTCACAAAATATGCCGAAGAACTGCTTAAAATTGAACCGAAAATCACAACTATTGTAAATAATATTAACGAGAAAAAAGCTCAAATTGCCGTTGGTGATTTTGAGCGAATTTTTCACGGAAACGGTGTAATTTTTGATAAAATCGGTCAATTTTTGTTCAGAATTAGTCCAAATTCGTTTTTCCAAACAAACTCTATTCAGGCTGAAAATCTTTATGAAACGGCTCTTGCTTTTGCAGAGTTTTCGGGAGATGAAATTGTATACGATTTGTATTCCGGAGCTGGTACAATTTCAATCTTTGTCTCGCCTCACGTAAAGCAAGTCTATGCTTTTGAAAGTGTTGAGGCTGCTGTTAAAGATGCCGCTTCAAACACCGAATTAAATAAAATAACAAATGTTCATTTTGAGTTAGCTGACTTGAACAAGTCTTTTCTGACGATAATAGAGGAAAAATTGCTGCCGAAACCTGATGTTGTAATTACAGATCCGCCGCGTGCCGGCATGAATCCCAAAACAATTAACGATGTTATTGAACTCTCGCCTAAGAAAATAGTTTATGTAAGTTGCAATCCGGCAACTCAAGCTCGTGATATCAAAATGCTTGTTGAATCTGGATACAAATTAATAAAAATCCGACCGGTGGATATGTTTCCACATACATTCCATATCGAAAATGTTGCTCTACTTGTAAAAGTTTAA
- a CDS encoding M64 family metallopeptidase, whose amino-acid sequence MKIIITLFISFLTMINAQNFEIFEKYFEDSTLRIDYIHKGNAETESISLVEKFKYGTWAGSRKNLIDSFNNGAYYLKLYDPNTNEVIYSKGYDSYFKEYQTSQDAIEGKVKSFEEVALIPFPKVPVNFSIEKRQDDNSFKNVFSLNIDPKEDSFSDLQVDFSNYKIIKSHIGGEPHSKVDVVILGDGYTKEEVDKFEKDINHFTEVFFSLEPYTSMNDYFNIYGVLNPSEDSGVDEPRAEIYKETTLNSTFNSMGSERYLLTESVHTVYDVASIVPFDAIFIMANHKRYGGGGIYNFYCTFTSDTQFRDYIFLHEFGHSFTGLADEYYTSDVAYSDFYKPDREPAEPNITALLDKDNLKWKDLVEDDTPIPTSWNKEEFDLIGYEWQKERNKLNNEITELKKNKAAKEEIEAAEKNYDLKDKANTEKVVAHLRANEYYGKVGAFEGAGYMQYGFYRPMLDCIMFSKGVKPFCDVCKEAIKNVILHYAE is encoded by the coding sequence ATGAAAATCATTATTACCCTTTTTATAAGTTTTTTAACGATGATCAACGCTCAAAATTTCGAGATCTTCGAAAAGTATTTCGAGGATTCAACCTTAAGAATTGATTACATTCATAAAGGTAATGCCGAAACGGAAAGTATTTCATTGGTTGAGAAATTTAAATACGGAACATGGGCGGGTAGTAGAAAAAATTTAATTGACAGTTTCAACAACGGCGCTTACTATCTTAAACTTTATGATCCAAATACCAACGAGGTTATCTATTCAAAAGGATATGATAGTTATTTTAAAGAATATCAAACAAGTCAAGATGCAATTGAGGGAAAAGTAAAAAGCTTTGAAGAAGTCGCATTAATTCCGTTTCCTAAAGTGCCGGTCAATTTTTCAATTGAGAAAAGACAAGACGATAATAGTTTTAAAAATGTATTCAGTTTAAATATCGATCCCAAGGAAGATTCTTTTAGTGATTTACAAGTTGATTTCTCTAATTATAAAATTATTAAATCACATATCGGCGGCGAACCTCATTCAAAAGTTGATGTTGTAATTCTTGGTGACGGCTACACAAAAGAAGAAGTTGATAAATTTGAAAAAGACATCAACCATTTTACCGAAGTATTCTTTTCGCTTGAACCATACACCTCGATGAACGATTATTTTAATATTTACGGTGTATTAAATCCATCCGAAGATAGCGGCGTTGACGAACCTCGTGCAGAAATTTATAAAGAGACGACTCTTAACTCTACGTTTAATTCAATGGGTTCTGAAAGATACTTGTTAACCGAATCTGTTCACACTGTTTATGATGTTGCCTCGATTGTTCCATTTGATGCAATTTTTATAATGGCAAATCATAAAAGATACGGCGGAGGAGGTATTTATAATTTCTATTGTACGTTTACTTCCGACACACAATTCCGAGATTATATTTTTCTTCACGAATTCGGTCATTCTTTTACAGGACTTGCGGACGAATACTACACATCTGATGTAGCTTACTCAGATTTTTATAAACCGGATAGAGAGCCTGCCGAACCAAACATCACGGCGCTTTTGGATAAAGATAATCTGAAGTGGAAAGATCTTGTTGAAGATGATACACCAATACCAACATCATGGAATAAAGAGGAGTTTGATCTGATAGGTTACGAATGGCAAAAAGAAAGAAACAAATTGAACAATGAAATTACGGAATTGAAAAAGAATAAAGCAGCAAAAGAAGAAATTGAAGCGGCTGAAAAGAATTATGATCTGAAGGATAAAGCGAATACAGAGAAAGTTGTTGCTCACTTACGAGCTAATGAGTATTACGGAAAAGTTGGTGCATTTGAAGGAGCCGGTTACATGCAATATGGTTTTTATAGACCAATGCTTGATTGTATTATGTTTTCAAAGGGAGTAAAACCTTTTTGCGATGTTTGTAAAGAAGCAATTAAAAATGTGATTCTGCATTACGCGGAATAA
- a CDS encoding zf-TFIIB domain-containing protein, protein MKCPVCKDVNLAIADRQGVEIDYCPECRGVWLDRGELNKIIEKSIAEDITPPQTQYGQHNYRDDRYIDNYKYSNKRKRKGLLGELFDFD, encoded by the coding sequence ATGAAATGCCCGGTTTGCAAAGATGTAAATTTGGCTATCGCAGATAGACAAGGTGTTGAGATTGATTATTGTCCTGAATGTCGCGGCGTTTGGCTTGACCGAGGGGAGTTGAATAAAATCATCGAGAAAAGTATTGCCGAAGATATTACTCCTCCTCAAACACAATACGGTCAGCACAATTATAGAGATGACCGATATATCGACAATTATAAATATTCCAACAAAAGAAAGCGCAAAGGACTCTTGGGTGAACTTTTTGATTTTGATTAA
- a CDS encoding OsmC family protein, with protein MPVRKAAAVWNGKLRDGNGTMKMESGAYEGQYSFSSRFEEGTGTNPEELIAAAHAGCFSMAFSASLEKEGFDPKSVSTEAKVNLVKGDAGFSITEITLNCKAEIPNIDEAKFQEVAEGAKKGCPVSRALAGVDIKLNAQLV; from the coding sequence ATGCCTGTAAGAAAAGCAGCAGCTGTATGGAACGGTAAATTACGAGATGGTAACGGAACAATGAAAATGGAAAGCGGAGCTTACGAAGGACAGTATTCGTTTTCATCCCGCTTCGAAGAAGGAACAGGAACAAATCCGGAAGAATTAATAGCCGCAGCACATGCAGGCTGTTTCTCGATGGCTTTTTCGGCGTCATTAGAAAAAGAAGGCTTCGATCCGAAGTCGGTTAGTACAGAGGCAAAAGTTAATTTAGTAAAAGGTGATGCGGGATTCAGCATTACTGAAATTACACTAAACTGTAAAGCTGAAATTCCAAATATAGATGAAGCTAAATTTCAAGAAGTTGCCGAGGGTGCTAAAAAGGGTTGCCCGGTTTCAAGAGCTCTTGCCGGAGTTGACATTAAATTGAATGCTCAATTAGTTTAA
- a CDS encoding class I SAM-dependent methyltransferase, protein MKHLWDERFAKEEYAYGKEPNTFFKQEIDKLNPGKLLLLGEGEGRNAVYAAKLGWEVDAVDWSEEGRKKAQKLADDNNVKINYILSDLSEYAPNENYYDAVGLIFLHLDPDLREKIHTKVNSTLRNGGVVILESYSKEQLLNTSGGPKNPDLLHSLEEIFSDFSDLEIISFSKEKIELFESPMHSGEADVIRFVGKKS, encoded by the coding sequence ATGAAACATTTATGGGATGAACGATTTGCAAAAGAGGAATACGCTTATGGCAAAGAACCGAATACATTTTTCAAACAAGAAATAGACAAACTTAATCCGGGGAAGCTGCTTCTACTTGGAGAGGGCGAGGGGCGTAATGCTGTTTATGCGGCAAAACTTGGTTGGGAAGTCGATGCTGTCGATTGGAGCGAAGAAGGCAGAAAAAAGGCACAAAAATTAGCCGATGACAATAATGTCAAAATAAATTACATTCTTTCAGATCTTTCTGAATATGCACCAAACGAAAATTACTATGATGCTGTTGGACTTATATTTCTACACCTTGATCCTGATCTGAGGGAGAAGATCCACACAAAGGTAAACTCTACGCTTAGGAATGGTGGGGTGGTAATTCTTGAATCATATTCCAAAGAACAACTTTTAAATACTTCAGGTGGACCAAAAAACCCCGATTTGCTTCACTCATTAGAAGAAATTTTCTCTGATTTTTCGGATTTGGAGATAATTTCATTCTCAAAAGAAAAAATTGAGCTTTTTGAAAGCCCAATGCATTCCGGAGAAGCTGATGTGATTCGTTTTGTTGGTAAAAAGAGCTAA
- a CDS encoding TetR/AcrR family transcriptional regulator: protein MKELSENLKILEFCETHFMHYGFHKTTMDDIAKELRISKKTIYKHFSSKDELVRAVFIRIRNDLSTQIEGVVNGGGDAVVKLYKISKIFSNRAATISNKWLNDLQYYAPDVWREIEEFRIKMMQKNMTMLVEQGKEENLVIDVPTSLIMGIIISSVHGVVNPEFILHNNISLNSAAEMTLEIVFSGILTKKGKKLFKQYKSGS from the coding sequence ATGAAAGAATTATCAGAAAATCTAAAGATCCTCGAGTTTTGCGAAACTCATTTTATGCACTATGGTTTCCACAAAACCACGATGGATGACATCGCCAAAGAATTACGCATCAGCAAAAAGACTATTTACAAGCATTTTTCAAGCAAAGATGAGCTTGTGCGTGCTGTATTTATCCGTATTCGTAATGATTTGAGTACTCAAATTGAAGGAGTTGTAAATGGCGGGGGAGATGCGGTCGTTAAATTATATAAAATCAGCAAAATTTTTTCAAATCGCGCAGCAACAATTAGCAATAAGTGGCTAAATGATTTGCAATATTATGCCCCCGATGTTTGGCGAGAAATTGAAGAATTTCGCATAAAAATGATGCAGAAAAACATGACAATGCTAGTTGAACAGGGAAAAGAAGAGAATTTGGTTATCGATGTTCCAACCTCCTTGATAATGGGAATCATTATTTCTTCTGTTCATGGCGTAGTAAATCCGGAATTTATTCTTCATAACAATATTTCCTTAAATTCTGCAGCCGAAATGACACTCGAAATAGTCTTTTCCGGAATACTCACAAAAAAAGGCAAAAAATTATTTAAACAATACAAATCGGGCAGTTGA
- a CDS encoding efflux RND transporter periplasmic adaptor subunit — MKKLLVIASVITLLIGCEDNGDKEKIELSGTVETTNITLSSQLAGTVERIYQAEGNRVRVGDTLIIIDPETYILQLNQAEAQRDLAKSKYDLLNKGARSEDKSQAAEALNQAEASYQSAKTDFERIENLFENQSVTKKHYEDAKTRLTISEAQLNSAKQNLRKIENLARPEELDQAKAAFNAAEANVKLLQKRVNDCYVLSPINGQIVRNFVEMGETVNPQSSLVRVSNQSEVEVVVYIQETDLGKVKLGQKAEIFSDSYEDKAYEGKVTYISPEAEFTPKNIQTKEERTKLVFAVKLKAPNPEYELKSGMPVEAVIYF, encoded by the coding sequence ATGAAAAAATTACTTGTTATAGCTTCGGTTATCACTCTATTGATTGGTTGCGAGGATAACGGAGATAAAGAAAAAATTGAATTGTCGGGAACTGTAGAAACTACCAACATCACACTTAGTTCCCAACTTGCTGGAACTGTTGAGAGAATTTATCAAGCTGAAGGAAACCGGGTTCGTGTTGGAGACACTCTTATTATTATTGATCCCGAAACATACATTTTACAGCTAAATCAAGCAGAAGCACAGAGAGACTTGGCAAAATCAAAATATGATTTGCTAAACAAAGGAGCGAGAAGCGAGGATAAAAGTCAAGCCGCCGAAGCCTTAAATCAAGCCGAAGCAAGCTATCAATCCGCTAAAACCGATTTTGAACGGATCGAAAATCTCTTCGAAAATCAATCAGTTACAAAAAAGCATTACGAAGACGCAAAAACAAGATTAACAATTTCAGAAGCTCAACTAAATTCAGCAAAGCAAAATCTCAGAAAAATTGAAAATCTTGCCAGACCGGAAGAGTTAGATCAAGCAAAAGCAGCTTTTAATGCAGCCGAAGCAAATGTTAAACTATTACAAAAACGAGTGAACGATTGTTATGTTTTGTCGCCTATAAACGGACAAATAGTTAGAAATTTTGTTGAAATGGGCGAAACTGTAAATCCGCAATCTTCATTAGTAAGAGTTTCTAATCAAAGTGAAGTCGAGGTTGTTGTTTACATTCAAGAAACTGACTTAGGAAAAGTTAAGCTTGGTCAAAAAGCTGAAATATTCTCCGATTCTTATGAAGACAAAGCATACGAAGGGAAAGTAACTTACATTTCACCAGAAGCAGAGTTTACACCCAAAAATATTCAGACAAAAGAAGAACGAACAAAGCTGGTCTTTGCGGTAAAATTAAAAGCTCCCAATCCAGAATACGAACTAAAATCCGGTATGCCGGTAGAGGCGGTGATTTATTTTTGA
- a CDS encoding ABC transporter ATP-binding protein produces MNSIIKIKNLKKSYGEIEAVKDISFEVTKGEMFGLVGPDGAGKTTTIRILCGLLNPDNGTATLIDKDIAKDKQAIQNQIGYLSQRFSLYGDLTVDENIEFFADIHNVKNYKSRRDGLLEFTRLTNFRDRLADNLSGGMKQKLALACSLIHKPQILFLDEPTTGVDPVSRRDFWKILSNLIKEGITIFMTTPYLDEAERCNRVAMMNKGKIIAIDKPAEIKKSIKKQVVEIVCTPSREAYEILKDKYESQMFGDRINLVVDDESKDYPEIEKILNQNEITINDKRVVTPSLENVFIHLIKEAS; encoded by the coding sequence ATGAATTCGATAATCAAAATAAAAAATTTGAAAAAATCTTACGGTGAAATTGAAGCCGTCAAAGATATCTCCTTCGAAGTAACAAAGGGCGAAATGTTCGGATTAGTTGGGCCGGATGGTGCGGGTAAAACTACAACAATTAGAATTTTGTGCGGACTATTAAATCCCGATAACGGCACAGCAACTTTAATTGACAAAGACATTGCGAAAGATAAACAAGCGATTCAAAATCAGATTGGCTATTTATCACAGCGCTTCAGTTTGTACGGTGATTTAACGGTCGACGAAAACATAGAATTCTTCGCGGATATTCATAACGTTAAAAATTATAAATCAAGAAGAGATGGGCTGCTTGAGTTTACCAGACTTACAAATTTTAGAGATCGGCTAGCTGATAATCTCTCCGGCGGAATGAAACAGAAACTTGCGCTTGCTTGTTCGTTAATTCACAAACCGCAAATTTTATTTTTAGATGAACCGACAACCGGAGTTGATCCGGTTTCGCGTCGTGATTTTTGGAAAATCCTTTCCAACTTAATCAAAGAGGGCATTACAATTTTTATGACAACTCCATATTTAGATGAAGCCGAGCGCTGCAATCGCGTTGCGATGATGAATAAAGGAAAAATTATTGCAATCGATAAACCGGCTGAAATTAAAAAGTCAATTAAAAAACAAGTCGTTGAGATTGTCTGCACACCTTCACGCGAAGCATATGAAATTTTAAAAGATAAATACGAATCGCAGATGTTCGGCGACAGAATAAACTTAGTTGTTGATGACGAATCAAAAGATTATCCCGAAATCGAAAAAATACTTAATCAAAACGAAATAACCATTAACGATAAACGAGTTGTTACACCATCGCTCGAAAATGTTTTTATACATTTAATAAAAGAAGCAAGTTAA